In a single window of the Poecile atricapillus isolate bPoeAtr1 chromosome 27, bPoeAtr1.hap1, whole genome shotgun sequence genome:
- the LOC131588712 gene encoding olfactory receptor 6B1-like, protein MALGNDTHIHEFILVGFPTTPELQVLLFVLFLAVYLLTVAENIVIITLIITNHQLHKPMYFFLGHLAFLEACYISVTVPKLLLSLVVKSKSISFTGCMAQLYFFIALVCTECVLLAVMAYDRYVAICTPLHYALTMSRRLCVQLATGSWLLGFLASVLKVFFISQLSFCGPSVINHFYCDVSPLLNLSCTKRRVAEMVDFISALFILLIPLSVIIISYIYIISTILLIPKAQNRTKAFSTCASHLAVVIIFFSATLFMYARPRSINSRDLNKLVSIIYTIVTPMLNPFIYCLRNREVKDTLLKALCSRAALPRVSASGH, encoded by the coding sequence ATGGCACTAGGAAATGATACCCACATCCATGAGTTCATCCTCGTGGGATTCCCCACCACTCCAGAGCTACAGGTTCTGCTGTTTGTGCTTTTCCTTGCTGTGTATTTGCTGACTGTGGCTGAGAACATCGTTATCATCACTTTAATCATCACCAACCACCAGCTCCACAAGCCCATGTACTTTTTCCTGGGCCATCTAGCTTTCCTAGAGGCCTGCTACATTTCCGTCACCGTTCCcaagctgctgctcagcttgGTGGTGAAGAGTAAGAGCATCTCCTTCACAGGCTGCATGGCCCAACTCTACTTTTTCATTGCCCTGGTGTGCACCGAGTGTGTCCTCCTGGCTGTCATGGCCTACGACCGCTACGTGGCCATCTGCACCCCCCTGCACTACGCGCTCACCATGAGCCGCAGGCTCTGCGTGCAGCTGGCCACGGGCTCTTGGCTGCTTGGCTTTCTGGCATCTGTGCTCAAGGTCTTCTtcatttcccagctctccttCTGCGGTCCCAGCGTCATCAACCACTTCTACTGTGACGTCAGCCCGCTGCTCAACCTCTCGTGCACCAAGCGGCGAGTTGCTGAGATGGTGGACTTCATCTCGGCCTTGTTTATTTTGCTGATTCCCCTCTCTGTCATTATAATTTCTTACATCTACATAATCAGCACCATTTTGCTCATTCCCAAGGCCCAGAACAGGACAAAAGCCTTCTCCACCTGTGCTTCCCACCTGGCTGTGGTCATCATTTTCTTCTCAGCCACCCTCTTCATGTACGCCCGGCCCAGGAGTATAAACTCCAGGGATCTCAACAAGCTGGTTTCCATCATTTATACCATAGTCACTCCAATGCTAAATCCATTCATTTACTGCCTCAGGAACCGGGAGGTAAAGGACACTTTACTGAAGGCCTtgtgcagcagggctgctctccccaGAGTTTCTGCATCCGGTCACTGA
- the LOC131588713 gene encoding olfactory receptor 6Y1-like, with translation MGGRNETKVTHFILLGFPTTGELQLLLFSALLLAYLLTVLENFLIILTIRNNHSLQKPMYFFLGNLAFLEIWYVSVIEPKMIIDVLSHDKRISFQGCMTQLHFFVTFVCTEYVLLAVMAFDRFVAICKPLRYPLIMNHKLCAQLIAGCWMCGLITSSIKLSFIARLSFCDVDKINHYFCDISPLLNISCSDSSLAELVDFILALLVIMIPLCTVVASYICIIFTVLKIPSSQGRQKAFSTCSSHLTVVILFYSTTLFTYAHPKLMYTYRANKLVSVLYTVVVPLLNPLIYCLRNKEVRAAMRKTFTCRRCTKEIN, from the coding sequence ATGGGGGGGAGGAATGAAACCAAAGTCACACATTTCATTCTCCTGGGTTTTCCCACCACTGGTGAACTGCAGCTGCTTCTCTTCTCTGCTTTACTTCTGGCTTATTTATTAACTGTGTTGGAAAACTTCCTTATCATTCTCACCATCCGAAACAACCACAGCCTGCAAAAACCcatgtatttctttttaggGAATCTGGCTTTCTTAGAGATCTGGTATGTTTCTGTCATTGAGCCAAAGATGATCATAGATGTCCTGTCTCATGACAAACGTATCTCATTCCAGGGCTGCATGACACAGTTGCATTTCTTTGTGACTTTTGTTTGTACTGAGTATGTTCTGTTAGCTGTGATGGCCTTTGACCGCTTTGTGGCCATATGCAAACCCCTCAGATATCCTCTCATCATGAACCACAAGCTTTGTGCTCAGCTGATAGCTGGCTGTTGGATGTGTGGTTTGATCACTTCTTCCATCAAGCTGAGCTTTATAGCCCGGCTCTCATTCTGTGATGTGGACAAAATCAATCATTATTTCTGTGATATTTCACCCCTACTGAATATCTCCTGCAGCGATTCCTCTTTGGCTGAGCTAGTGGACTTCATCTTGGCTCTGCTGGTTATCATGATACCTCTGTGCACCGTGGTGGCCTCCTATATTTGCATCATTTTCACTGTGTTGAAGATTCCTTCTTCTCAGGGGAGACAAAAGGCCTTttccacctgcagctcccacctgaCTGTGgtgattttgttttattccaCCACACTTTTCACTTACGCCCACCCTAAGCTCATGTACACCTATCGTGCCAACAAGCTGGTGTCAGTCCTGTACACGGTGGTTGTGCCACTTCTGAATCCTCTCATATATTGTCTTAGAAACAAAGAAGTCAGGGCTGCCATGAGAAAGACTTTTACTTGCAGAAGATGCACCAAAGAAATCAACTGA